One window of the Ammospiza caudacuta isolate bAmmCau1 chromosome 9, bAmmCau1.pri, whole genome shotgun sequence genome contains the following:
- the LOC131561606 gene encoding bcl-2-binding component 3, isoforms 3/4-like, translating to MGHGGGGPAASAARAAAAHLRAAAVSPRRRCQAAPRGRSSITTLISAAHGNPTRPRHRAGPAARSLARPHSAPRPAPPRPLHRAGDGALPAAVRGLRGGGAVRALRPGGVPWGAVGMRHRPRGGDSTARLAPDARASLVASPAPRQPPGALRCFPLGRAVSSQPCVPSASAAPGSPAEASDCGLCRCAAAV from the coding sequence aTGGGGCacggcgggggcggccccgccgcctcgGCCGCCCGAGCCGCCGCCGCTCACCTCCGGGCGGCTGCCGTCAGCCCGCGCCGCCGCTGCCAGGCGGCTCCGAGGGGCCGGTCCTCCATCACCACACTAATAAGCGCCGCGCACGGAAACCCCACCCGCCCCCGCCaccgcgccggccccgccgctcgcTCGCTCGCCCGCCCGCACTCCGCGCCCcgtcccgccccgccccgcccgctgcACCGCGCCGGGGACGGAGCCCTGCCCGCCGCGGTAagggggctgcggggcgggggTGCCGTCCGGGCTCTCCGCCCCGGGGGTGTGCCTTGGGGGGCGGTGGGGATGCGGCACCGCCCCCGAGGCGGGGACTCGACGGCGCGGCTGGCCCCTGACGCCCGGGCATCCCTGGTAGCGAGCCCGGCTCCCCGGCAGCCTCCCGGAGCTCTCCGTTGCTTCCCCCTGGGCCGGGCGGTGTCCTCTCAGCCCTGCGTCCCCTCTGCCTCGGCGGCGCCCGGCTCCCCTGCGGAGGCGAGCGATTGCGGGCTCTGCCGCTGCGCTGCCGCCGTCTAA
- the SLC18A3 gene encoding vesicular acetylcholine transporter: MSEAGGAGRARAAVERLSEAVGERRRRLGTAMGEARRQRRLLLMVVCVALLLDNMLYMVIVPIIPDYIAAMRGGGGTAGPSAPAGGNGSGGGNRSLLPARYPPATGTNEDVQIGVLFASKAMLQLLVNPLSGTLIDRVGYEAPLLAGLAVLFLSTATFAFAENYATLFAARSLQGLGSAFADTAGIALIADRYAEEPARSRALGTALACISFGSLAAPPFGGVLYEFAGKRVPFLVLACVCLLDGLMLLVLAPPGGTGARANMPVGTPIHRLMIDPYIAVVAGALATCNIPLAFLEPTIANWMKDSMGASEWEVGLTWLPAFFPHVLGVYVTVQLAAAYPHLQWFYGALGMAIIGASSCLVPACRNFGQVIIPLCGICFGIALVDTALLPTLAFLVDVRHVSVYGSVYAIADISYCVAYALGPIVAGQIVHTMGFAQLNLGMGLANVLYAPVLLLLKNVCQMKPSHSERNILLEEGPKGLYDTIKMEERKGMGKSLQPAGEMDENGMGSYHRDLKGVSEEDSSDYEYS; encoded by the coding sequence ATGTCGGAGGCAGGGGGCGCGGGCCGGGCGCGGGCCGCCGTGGAGCGGCTCTCGGAGGCGGTgggcgagcggcggcggcggctgggCACCGCCATGGGGGAGGcacggcggcagcggcggctgCTGCTGATGGTGGTGTGCGTGGCGCTGCTGCTGGACAACATGCTCTACATGGTCATCGTGCCCATCATCCCCGACTACATCGCGGCTATGCGCGGCGGCGGGGGCACCGCCGGCCCGTCCGCGCCCGCGGGGGGCAacgggagcggcggcggcaaCCGGAGCCTTCTGCCTGCGCGGTACCCGCCGGCCACGGGGACCAACGAGGACGTGCAGATCGGGGTGCTGTTCGCCTCCAAAGccatgctgcagctgctggtgaacCCCCTCAGCGGCACCCTCATCGACCGCGTGGGCTACGAGGCACCGCTGCTGGCCGGGCTGGCCGTCCTGTTCCTCTCCACCGCCACCTTCGCCTTCGCCGAGAACTACGCGACGCTGTTCGCGGCGCgcagcctgcaggggctgggctctgcctttgCGGACACGGCCGGCATCGCCCTCATCGCTGACCGCTACGCCGAGGAGCCGGCGCGGAGCCGCGCCCTGGGCACGGCGCTGGCCTGCATCTCCTTCGGCAGCCTGGCCGCCCCCCCCTTCGGCGGCGTCCTCTACGAGTTCGCGGGCAAGCGGGTGCCCTTCCTGGTGCTGGCCTGCGTCTGCCTCCTCGACGGGCTGATGCTGCTGGTCCTGGCGCCGCCCGGTGGCACCGGGGCACGGGCCAACATGCCTGTGGGCACCCCGATACACCGCCTCATGATTGACCCCTACATTGCCGTGGTGGCAGGGGCCCTGGCCACCTGCAACATCCCCCTGGCCTTCCTAGAGCCCACCATCGCCAACTGGATGAAGGATTCCATGGGGGCTAGCGAGTGGGAGGTGGGCCTCACCTGGCTGCCCGCCTTCTTCCCCCACGTGCTGGGTGTCTACGTCACCgtccagctggctgctgcctaCCCACACCTGCAATGGTTTTACGGGGCCCTGGGCATGGCCATCATCGGTGCCAGCTCCTGCTTGGTGCCCGCCTGCAGGAATTTCGGGCAGGTCATCATTCCCCTCTGTGGCATCTGCTTCGGCATCGCCCTggtggacacagccctgctgcccaccctggctTTCCTGGTGGACGTGCGCCACGTCTCTGTCTATGGCAGCGTCTATGCCATTGCAGACATCTCCTACTGTGTGGCATATGCCCTGGGGCCCATCGTGGCCGGCCAGATTGTGCACACCATGGGCTTTGCGCAGCTCAACCTGGGCATGGGGCTTGCCAACGTGCTTTATGcccctgtccttctcctcctcaaAAATGTCTGCCAAATGAAACCCTCTCACTCGGAGAGGAACATCCTCCTTGAAGAAGGACCTAAGGGACTCTACGACACCATCAAAATGGAGGAGCGCAAAGGCATGGGCAAAAGCCTCCAGCCAGCGGGCGAGATGGACGAGAACGGCATGGGCTCTTACCACAGAGACCTGAAAGGGGTGTCTGAGGAGGACTCATCCGACTATGAGTACAGTTAG